In one Pseudoclavibacter sp. Marseille-Q3772 genomic region, the following are encoded:
- a CDS encoding ATP-binding cassette domain-containing protein, whose product MNTAVELIDLGHRFHDDSYLFQGLNVQIKRGVRLAITGPSGCGKSTLLSLIAGWISPTSGEIRKHGINAVQWIPQNPYGVPSRAAIDQIAFPMLARGYSLTAAMDDAQSICETLSLGYLTDRRPFSILSGGEGQRFMFARALASEPDLLLIDEPTAQLDRSNASSVNAAIAALADAGVTTLIATHDPDTANACDAQLSLDDQGREAR is encoded by the coding sequence ATGAATACTGCCGTAGAGCTAATCGATCTTGGCCATCGATTTCATGACGATAGCTACCTCTTCCAGGGGCTCAACGTTCAGATCAAACGCGGCGTACGTCTCGCGATTACCGGACCGAGCGGATGCGGCAAGAGCACCTTGCTGTCATTGATTGCCGGCTGGATTTCACCGACATCAGGTGAGATTCGAAAACACGGCATCAACGCTGTTCAGTGGATCCCGCAGAATCCATACGGGGTACCTTCCCGTGCTGCTATCGATCAAATTGCATTCCCAATGCTCGCCCGCGGATATTCGCTCACTGCTGCCATGGATGATGCACAATCAATCTGCGAAACATTGAGTTTGGGGTATCTGACTGACCGTCGGCCCTTCTCGATCTTGTCCGGTGGAGAAGGGCAACGCTTCATGTTTGCCCGCGCGCTCGCATCCGAACCAGACCTGCTGCTAATCGACGAGCCAACCGCACAGCTTGATCGTTCGAACGCGAGCTCCGTGAATGCAGCCATTGCGGCACTCGCAGATGCCGGGGTCACAACGCTCATTGCCACGCACGACCCAGATACGGCCAACGCTTGCGACGCGCAATTGTCGCTCGACGACCAAGGACGGGAAGCACGGTGA
- a CDS encoding DUF6350 family protein, whose product MSRLATILASLADTALAVVVGVVVPLAIGTIGWFASGSYRSVDWEVLLTVALAIWTLGLNSAVGIEITPDVYPSLGLDQPFGFVVAIAPMLVTALVVWFGYRTGARILNDDEEAPWLAVAASICAFPLLNFIALSISPLDNVRLEPNGVLVGGTLLWLAALALGLRAWEYIPWERLLGERTGAVLTQLRLSVRHAVGLVTGLAAAATVLMLVVLVFRFGEVIGLMQVLQLGPWGVIALGLVQLAYLPTFIVWAMSWMLGAGFDLGIGSHAGPGGTDAGPLPVVPMFGLIPEGIEPVWWAIVAVPFAIAVVFTLCSRIFGLVSDEQTWWQRLVVPAAGSMLAALMIWILAYLSQGGLGPGRLVQFGPNAGLMPLAALAVFLAGSIIGTLVPLHALDPSRGPVHQDEGASEGDDEHTTAQSHPHSSHTEREAKTTRGWRDRLAAPVFAPWDEPEYDPDSEADEDDEYAELDELFGSRAATPESEADAKTTDDDSTSRASRGKRDTALRDVLDRPGEPDIYADLD is encoded by the coding sequence ATGTCACGCCTCGCCACCATCCTTGCCTCGCTCGCCGACACCGCGCTCGCGGTTGTGGTTGGTGTCGTCGTGCCACTGGCCATCGGCACGATCGGTTGGTTCGCATCCGGCAGCTACCGCTCGGTGGACTGGGAAGTACTCCTCACCGTCGCGCTGGCGATCTGGACGCTCGGCCTCAATAGCGCCGTCGGTATCGAAATCACCCCGGATGTGTATCCCTCGCTCGGCCTGGACCAACCCTTCGGGTTTGTGGTCGCTATCGCACCCATGCTGGTGACCGCCCTGGTCGTGTGGTTCGGGTATCGAACCGGGGCGCGCATCCTGAACGACGATGAAGAAGCGCCGTGGCTCGCCGTGGCAGCAAGTATCTGCGCCTTCCCACTACTGAACTTCATCGCGCTGTCAATTTCGCCGCTGGACAACGTTCGGCTGGAACCCAACGGCGTACTCGTCGGTGGAACATTATTGTGGCTCGCCGCACTTGCGCTGGGTCTACGCGCCTGGGAATACATCCCCTGGGAGCGACTGCTGGGGGAGCGCACCGGCGCCGTGCTGACGCAACTTCGCCTGAGCGTACGGCACGCCGTCGGGCTAGTGACCGGTCTTGCGGCCGCAGCAACGGTGCTCATGCTCGTCGTACTGGTCTTTCGCTTCGGTGAGGTCATCGGTCTCATGCAGGTACTACAGCTTGGGCCTTGGGGCGTCATCGCACTCGGGTTGGTGCAGCTGGCGTATCTACCAACGTTCATTGTTTGGGCGATGAGCTGGATGCTCGGGGCAGGTTTTGATCTCGGTATCGGTTCACATGCCGGTCCCGGCGGTACCGATGCCGGTCCACTGCCGGTGGTGCCGATGTTCGGGCTCATCCCCGAGGGTATTGAGCCAGTGTGGTGGGCGATCGTAGCCGTACCCTTTGCAATCGCAGTGGTCTTTACGTTATGCAGCCGCATCTTCGGCCTGGTCAGTGATGAGCAAACGTGGTGGCAGCGACTGGTGGTCCCCGCAGCTGGGTCAATGCTTGCGGCGTTGATGATCTGGATCCTCGCCTACCTCTCCCAGGGCGGTCTCGGGCCCGGTCGCCTCGTGCAGTTCGGACCGAATGCCGGGCTCATGCCGCTCGCGGCGCTCGCAGTATTCCTCGCCGGTTCGATCATCGGCACACTGGTGCCGCTACACGCGCTCGACCCATCGCGCGGGCCGGTGCATCAAGACGAGGGTGCGAGCGAAGGCGACGACGAGCACACGACAGCGCAATCACATCCGCACTCATCACATACCGAACGGGAGGCCAAGACCACACGCGGCTGGCGCGATCGGCTCGCCGCTCCTGTCTTTGCGCCGTGGGATGAACCCGAATACGACCCCGATAGCGAGGCAGACGAAGACGATGAGTACGCCGAACTCGATGAACTCTTCGGCTCGCGTGCCGCTACACCCGAGTCTGAAGCAGACGCGAAGACGACCGACGATGACTCGACGTCGCGCGCTTCGCGAGGTAAACGCGATACGGCGCTGCGCGATGTACTCGATCGCCCGGGGGAACCCGATATCTACGCCGACCTCGACTAA
- the purN gene encoding phosphoribosylglycinamide formyltransferase, producing MLNVVVLISGTGSNLRALLAAMDAAEQAGTPFGARVVAIGADTPRANLTIAEERGIPSFVVQPRDYPDRETWGAALLEQVQQYHPDLTVLSGFMRLVPPAFVAALTPSLLNTHPAYLPEFPGAHAVRDALAAGASQTGATIMIVDNGVDTGPIIEQHRIPIHPQDTEASLHERIKVVERDLLIRTVQGIANGTIDLKEFAE from the coding sequence GTGCTTAACGTCGTCGTCCTTATCTCTGGCACCGGTTCCAATCTGCGTGCCTTACTAGCGGCGATGGATGCGGCTGAGCAGGCAGGTACACCGTTCGGTGCGCGCGTGGTTGCGATCGGCGCCGACACCCCGAGAGCCAACCTCACCATCGCCGAAGAACGCGGCATCCCGAGCTTTGTGGTGCAGCCGCGCGACTATCCCGATCGTGAGACGTGGGGCGCAGCGCTACTCGAGCAGGTGCAGCAGTACCACCCCGACCTCACCGTGCTCAGCGGTTTCATGCGGCTGGTGCCGCCCGCATTCGTTGCAGCGCTCACGCCATCGCTGCTCAACACCCACCCCGCGTATCTGCCGGAGTTCCCCGGAGCGCACGCGGTTCGGGACGCCCTGGCTGCCGGCGCAAGCCAAACCGGCGCGACCATCATGATTGTCGACAACGGTGTCGATACCGGGCCGATCATCGAACAGCACCGCATCCCCATCCACCCCCAAGACACCGAAGCGAGCCTGCACGAACGCATCAAGGTCGTCGAGCGCGACCTGCTGATTCGCACCGTGCAGGGCATTGCAAATGGCACGATCGACCTCAAGGAGTTTGCCGAATGA